In one Dama dama isolate Ldn47 chromosome 5, ASM3311817v1, whole genome shotgun sequence genomic region, the following are encoded:
- the TMEM94 gene encoding transmembrane protein 94 isoform X1, protein MDLKEKHEGEPPLALGLSTRKALSILKEQLEAVLDGHLKERKKCLTWKEMWRNSFLYHGNRCSCFHWPGASLMLLAVLLLLACCGGQPAGSRGVELVNASALFLLLLLNLVLIGRQDRLKRREVERRLRGVIDQIQDALRDGKEVKWPDAMYPDLHMPFTPSWSLHWAYRDGHLVNLPVSLLVEGDIIALRPGQESFASLRGIKDDEHIVLEPGDLFPPFSPPPSPRGEVKKGPQNPQQHRLFRVLETPVIDNIRWCLDMALSRPVTALDNERFTVQSVMLRYAVPVVLASFLITNALRFMLKAPGITTWQYTLLQLQVNGVLPILPLLFPVLWVLATACGEARVLAQMSKASPSSLLAKFSEDTLSSYTEAVSSQEMLRCIWGHFLRVIQGTSPTLSHSSSLLHSLGSVTVLCCVDKQGILSWPNPSPETVLFFSGKVEPAHSSHEDLTDDLSTRSFCHPEVEEEPHERDALLAGSLNAPLHLSNEQERGGNWPGDGPKVPEPHPHHRVHGRNKHLSGSSVSFSRDTEGGEDDDPGKTQHGPEGEPYEAEDFVCDYHLEMLSLSQDQQNPSCIQFDDSNWQLHLTSLKPLGLNVLLNLCDASVTERLCRFSDHLCNVALQESRSAVLPVRVPWGLCELARLIGFTPGAKELFKQGNHLALYRLPSAETMKETSLGRLSCVTKRRPPLSHMISLFIKDTTTSTEQMLSHGTADVVLEACTDFWDGADIYPLSGSDRKKVLDFYQRACLSGYCSAFAYKPMSCALSSQLNGKCIELVQAPGQNSIFTMCELPSTIPIKLSARRGSWSSDEGIGEVLEKEDCMQALSGQIFMGMVSSQYQARLDIVRLIDGLVNACIRFVYFSLEDELRSKVFAEKMGLETGWNCHISLTPNGDMPGSEIPPSSPSHAGSLHDDLNQASRDDVEGLLLMEEEGHSDLISFQPTDSDLPSFLEDCNRAKLPRGIHQVRPHLQNIDNVPLLVPLFTDCTPETMCEMIKIMQEYGEVTCCLGSSANLRNSCLFLQSDVSIALDPLYPSRCSWETFGYATSTSMAQASDGLSPLQLSGQLNSLPCSLTFRQEETISIIRLIEQARHATYGIRKCFLFLLQCQLTLVVIQFLSCLVQLPPVLSTTDILWLSCFCYPLLSISLLGKPPHSSIMSMATGKNLQSIPKKTQHYFLLCFLLKFSLTISSCLICFAFTLQNFCDRSRARNLTDCSSIMLPSHADRAPAWFEDFANGLLSAQKLAAALIVLHTVFISITHVHRTKPLWRKSPLTNLWWAVTVPVVLLGQVAQTAVDLQLWTHRDSRVHFGLEDVPLLTWLLGCLSLVLVVVTNEVVKLHEIRVRVRYQKRQKLQFETKLGMNSPF, encoded by the exons ggCGAGCCGCCCTTGGCCCTGGGCCTGTCCACCCGGAAGGCCCTCAGCATTCTGAAGGAGCAGCTGGAGGCAGTGCTGGATGGACACCTGAAGGAGCGGAAGAAATGTCTCACGTGGAAG gagaTGTGGAGAAACAGCTTCCTGTACCACGGGAACCGCTGCTCCTGTTTCCACTGGCCGGGCGCCTCGCTCATGCTCCTGGCTGTGCTCCTGTTGCTGGCTTGCTGCGGGGGCCAGCCGGCTGGCAG CCGCGGGGTGGAGCTGGTGAACGCCTCGGCGCTCTTCCTCCTGCTGCTCCTCAACCTCGTCCTCATTGGGCGGCAAGATCGGCTGAAGCGTCGGGAGGTAGAGCGGAGACTGCGGGGCGTCATTGACCAAATCCAAG ATGCCCTCAGGGATGGCAAGGAGGTCAAGTGGCCAGATGCCATGTACCCAGACCTCCACATGCCCTTCACACCATCCTGGTCTCTGCACTGGGCCTACAGAGACGGACATCTCGTCAACCTGCCGGTTAGCCTGCTGGTAGAAGGAGACATCATAGCTCTGAGGCCCGGCCAGGAATCCTTTGCTTCCCTGCGGGGCATCAAG GACGACGAGCACATTGTCTTGGAGCCGGGAGATCTGTTCCCCCCTTTCTCGCCACCCCCATCCCCCCGGGGAGAAGTGAAGAAAGGGCCGCAAAACCCCCAGCAGCACCGGCTCTTCCGTGTCCTCGAGACCCCCGTGATCGACAACATCAG GTGGTGCCTGGACATGGCCCTGTCCCGCCCGGTGACCGCCCTGGACAACGAGAGGTTCACGGTGCAGTCGGTGATGCTGCGCTACGCGGTGCCCGTGGTCCTG GCCAGCTTCCTCATCACCAACGCCCTGCGCTTCATGCTGAAAGCCCCGGGTATCACCACCTGGCAGTACACCCTCCTCCAGCTGCAG GTGAATGGTGTCCTGCCCATCCTCCCCCTGCTCTTCCCGGTCCTCTGGGTCCTGGCAACCGCCTGTGGAGAAGCCCGCGTCCTGGCCCAGATGAGCAAGgcctcccccagctccctg CTCGCCAAGTTCTCGGAGGACACTCTAAGCAGCTATACGGAAGCCGTGTCCTCTCAG GAGATGCTGCGCTGCATTTGGGGCCACTTCCTGCGGGTGATCCAGGGGACGTCGCCCACTCTGAGCCACAGCTCCAGCCTGCTGCACAGCCTGGGCTCCGTGACG GTGCTGTGCTGTGTGGACAAACAGGGGATCCTGTCGTGGCCCAACCCCAGCCCGGAGACTGTGCTGTTCTTCAGCGGGAAGGTGGAGCCCGCGCACAGCAGCCACGAGGACCTCACGGACGACCTGTCCACCCGCTCCTTCTGCCATCccgaggtggaggaggag CCCCACGAACGCGACGCCCTCCTGGCCGGCTCCCTGAACGCTCCCCTGCACCTTTCCAACGAGCAGGAACGTGGCGGCAACTGGCCGGGTGACGGTCCCAAGGTGCCCGAACCCCACCCTCACCACCGGGTACACGGCCgcaacaaacacctgtctggctCCAGCGTGAGCTTCAGCAGGGACACGGAGGGCGGCGAAGATGACGACCCCGGCAAG ACCCAGCACGGCCCGGAGGGCGAGCCCTACGAAGCTGAGGACTTCGTGTGTGACTACCACCTAGAGATGCTCAGCCTGTCCCAGGACCAGCAGAACCCCTCCTGCATCCAGTTCGACGACTCCAACTGGCAGCTGCACCTCACCTCGCTCAAGCCGCTGGGCCTCAACGTGCTGCTGAACCTGTGCGACGCCAGCGTCACTGAGCGGCTCTGCCGGTTCTCAGACCATCTGTGCAACGTCGCCCTGCAGGAGAGCCGCAGCGCCGTGCTGCCCGTGCGCGTGCCCTGGGGCCTCTGCGAGCTCGCCCGCCTCATCG GCTTCACTCCCGGGGCAAAGGAGCTCTTTAAGCAGGGGAACCACCTCGCACTCTACCGTCTCCCCAGCGCCGAGACCATGAAGGAGACCTCACTGGGGAGGCTGTCCTGCGTCACCAAGCGGCGGCCCCCGCTCAGCCACATGATCAGCCTCTTCATCAAGGACACCACCACCA GCACAGAGCAGATGCTGTCCCATGGCACGGCTGATGTGGTCTTGGAAGCCTGCACAGACTTCTGGGACGGAGCTGACATCTACCCTCTTTCAGGTTCCGACAG AAAGAAAGTGCTGGATTTCTACCAGCGAGCCTGTCTGTCTGGTTACTGCTCTGCCTTCGCCTACAAGCCCATGAGTTGTGCCCTATCCTCCCAGCTCAACGGCAAGTGCATCGAGCTGGTGCAGGCGCCCGGCCAGAACAGCATCTTCACCATGTGCGAGCTGCCTAGCACCATTCCCATCAAGCTGAGCGCCCGCCGCGgcagctggagctcagacg AAGGGATCGGGgaggtgctggagaaggaagACTGCATGCAGGCCCTGAGCGGCCAGATCTTCATGGGCATGGTGTCCTCCCAGTACCAGGCCCGCCTGGACATCGTGCGCCTCATCGACGGGCTGGTCAACGCCTGCATCCGCTTTGTCTACTTCTCGTTGGAGGATGAGCTCAGAAGCAAG GTGTTTGCGGAGAAGATGGGCCTGGAGACTGGCTGGAATTGCCACATCTCCCTCACGCCCAACGGTGACATGCCTGGCTCCGAGATCCCCCCCTCCAGTCCCAGCCACGCTGGCTCCCTGCACGACGACCTGAACCAGG CATCCCGAGACGACGTGGAAGGACTCCTTCTAATGGAGGAGGAGGGTCACTCGGACCTCATTAGCTTCCAGCCCACGGACAGCGACCTCCCCAGCTTCCTGGAGGACTGCAACCGG GCCAAGCTGCCCCGGGGCATCCACCAGGTGCGGCCCCACCTGCAGAACATCGACAACGTGCCCCTGCTGGTGCCCCTCTTCACCGACTGTACCCCCGAGA CCATGTGTGAGATGATCAAGATCATGCAGGAGTATGGGGAAGTGACCTGCTGCCTGGGCAGCTCCGCCAACCTGCGGAACAGCTGCCTGTTCCTCCAGAGCGATGTCAG CATCGCCCTGGACCCCCTGTACCCGTCCCGTTGCTCCTGGGAGACCTTCGGCTACGCCACCAGCACCAGCATGGCCCAGGCCTCGGATGGCCTTTCCCCCCTGCAGCTCTCGGGGCAGCTCAACAGCCTGCCCTGCTCGCTGACCTTCCGCCAGGAGGAGACCATCAGCATCATCCGGCTCATTGAGCAG GCCCGGCACGCCACCTACGGCATCCGCAAGTGCTTCCTCTTCCTGCTGCAGTGCCAGCTGACACTTGTGGTCATCCAG TTCCTCTCTTGCCTCGTCCAGCTGCCGCCAGTCCTGAGCACCACCGACATCCTGTGGCTGTCCTGCTTTTGCTACCCTCTGCTCAG CATCTCTCTGCTGGGGAAGCCCCCACATAGCTCCATCATGTCTATGGCAACGGGGAAGAACCTCCAGTCCATTCCTAAGAAG ACCCAGCACTACTTCCTGCTCTGCTTCTTGCTGAAGTTCAGCCTCACCATCAGCTCGTGCCTCATCTGTTTTGCCTTCACACTGCAGAACTTCTGCGATAGGTCCCGGGCCCGCAACCTCACTGACTGCTCCTCCATCATGCTGCCCAG CCACGCCGACAGGGCCCCAGCCTGGTTTGAGGACTTCGCCAACGGGCTGCTGTCGGCTCAGAAGCTCGCCGCCGCCCTGATCGTCCTACACACTG TCTTCATCTCCATCACCCACGTACACCGCACCAAGCCCCTGTGGAGGAAGAGCCCCCTGACGAACCTGTGGTGGGCCGTGACCGTGCCCGTGGT GCTGCTGGGGCAGGTGGCCCAGACGGCAGTGGACCTGCAGCTGTGGACACACAGGGACAGCCGCGTCCACTTCGGCCTGGAGGACGTGCCTCTGCTGACGTGGCTCCTGGGCTGCCTGTCCCTGGTCCTCGTGGTGGTCACCAACGAGGTCGTGAAGCTGCATGAGATCCG GGTCCGCGTCCGCTATCAGAAGCGACAGAAGCTGCAGTTTGAAACTAAGCTGGGCATGAACTCTCCCTTCTGA
- the TMEM94 gene encoding transmembrane protein 94 isoform X4, whose translation MWRNSFLYHGNRCSCFHWPGASLMLLAVLLLLACCGGQPAGSRGVELVNASALFLLLLLNLVLIGRQDRLKRREVERRLRGVIDQIQDALRDGKEVKWPDAMYPDLHMPFTPSWSLHWAYRDGHLVNLPVSLLVEGDIIALRPGQESFASLRGIKDDEHIVLEPGDLFPPFSPPPSPRGEVKKGPQNPQQHRLFRVLETPVIDNIRWCLDMALSRPVTALDNERFTVQSVMLRYAVPVVLASFLITNALRFMLKAPGITTWQYTLLQLQVNGVLPILPLLFPVLWVLATACGEARVLAQMSKASPSSLLAKFSEDTLSSYTEAVSSQEMLRCIWGHFLRVIQGTSPTLSHSSSLLHSLGSVTVLCCVDKQGILSWPNPSPETVLFFSGKVEPAHSSHEDLTDDLSTRSFCHPEVEEEPHERDALLAGSLNAPLHLSNEQERGGNWPGDGPKVPEPHPHHRVHGRNKHLSGSSVSFSRDTEGGEDDDPGKTQHGPEGEPYEAEDFVCDYHLEMLSLSQDQQNPSCIQFDDSNWQLHLTSLKPLGLNVLLNLCDASVTERLCRFSDHLCNVALQESRSAVLPVRVPWGLCELARLIGFTPGAKELFKQGNHLALYRLPSAETMKETSLGRLSCVTKRRPPLSHMISLFIKDTTTSTEQMLSHGTADVVLEACTDFWDGADIYPLSGSDRKKVLDFYQRACLSGYCSAFAYKPMSCALSSQLNGKCIELVQAPGQNSIFTMCELPSTIPIKLSARRGSWSSDEGIGEVLEKEDCMQALSGQIFMGMVSSQYQARLDIVRLIDGLVNACIRFVYFSLEDELRSKVFAEKMGLETGWNCHISLTPNGDMPGSEIPPSSPSHAGSLHDDLNQASRDDVEGLLLMEEEGHSDLISFQPTDSDLPSFLEDCNRAKLPRGIHQVRPHLQNIDNVPLLVPLFTDCTPETMCEMIKIMQEYGEVTCCLGSSANLRNSCLFLQSDVSIALDPLYPSRCSWETFGYATSTSMAQASDGLSPLQLSGQLNSLPCSLTFRQEETISIIRLIEQARHATYGIRKCFLFLLQCQLTLVVIQFLSCLVQLPPVLSTTDILWLSCFCYPLLSISLLGKPPHSSIMSMATGKNLQSIPKKTQHYFLLCFLLKFSLTISSCLICFAFTLQNFCDRSRARNLTDCSSIMLPSHADRAPAWFEDFANGLLSAQKLAAALIVLHTVFISITHVHRTKPLWRKSPLTNLWWAVTVPVVLLGQVAQTAVDLQLWTHRDSRVHFGLEDVPLLTWLLGCLSLVLVVVTNEVVKLHEIRVRVRYQKRQKLQFETKLGMNSPF comes from the exons aTGTGGAGAAACAGCTTCCTGTACCACGGGAACCGCTGCTCCTGTTTCCACTGGCCGGGCGCCTCGCTCATGCTCCTGGCTGTGCTCCTGTTGCTGGCTTGCTGCGGGGGCCAGCCGGCTGGCAG CCGCGGGGTGGAGCTGGTGAACGCCTCGGCGCTCTTCCTCCTGCTGCTCCTCAACCTCGTCCTCATTGGGCGGCAAGATCGGCTGAAGCGTCGGGAGGTAGAGCGGAGACTGCGGGGCGTCATTGACCAAATCCAAG ATGCCCTCAGGGATGGCAAGGAGGTCAAGTGGCCAGATGCCATGTACCCAGACCTCCACATGCCCTTCACACCATCCTGGTCTCTGCACTGGGCCTACAGAGACGGACATCTCGTCAACCTGCCGGTTAGCCTGCTGGTAGAAGGAGACATCATAGCTCTGAGGCCCGGCCAGGAATCCTTTGCTTCCCTGCGGGGCATCAAG GACGACGAGCACATTGTCTTGGAGCCGGGAGATCTGTTCCCCCCTTTCTCGCCACCCCCATCCCCCCGGGGAGAAGTGAAGAAAGGGCCGCAAAACCCCCAGCAGCACCGGCTCTTCCGTGTCCTCGAGACCCCCGTGATCGACAACATCAG GTGGTGCCTGGACATGGCCCTGTCCCGCCCGGTGACCGCCCTGGACAACGAGAGGTTCACGGTGCAGTCGGTGATGCTGCGCTACGCGGTGCCCGTGGTCCTG GCCAGCTTCCTCATCACCAACGCCCTGCGCTTCATGCTGAAAGCCCCGGGTATCACCACCTGGCAGTACACCCTCCTCCAGCTGCAG GTGAATGGTGTCCTGCCCATCCTCCCCCTGCTCTTCCCGGTCCTCTGGGTCCTGGCAACCGCCTGTGGAGAAGCCCGCGTCCTGGCCCAGATGAGCAAGgcctcccccagctccctg CTCGCCAAGTTCTCGGAGGACACTCTAAGCAGCTATACGGAAGCCGTGTCCTCTCAG GAGATGCTGCGCTGCATTTGGGGCCACTTCCTGCGGGTGATCCAGGGGACGTCGCCCACTCTGAGCCACAGCTCCAGCCTGCTGCACAGCCTGGGCTCCGTGACG GTGCTGTGCTGTGTGGACAAACAGGGGATCCTGTCGTGGCCCAACCCCAGCCCGGAGACTGTGCTGTTCTTCAGCGGGAAGGTGGAGCCCGCGCACAGCAGCCACGAGGACCTCACGGACGACCTGTCCACCCGCTCCTTCTGCCATCccgaggtggaggaggag CCCCACGAACGCGACGCCCTCCTGGCCGGCTCCCTGAACGCTCCCCTGCACCTTTCCAACGAGCAGGAACGTGGCGGCAACTGGCCGGGTGACGGTCCCAAGGTGCCCGAACCCCACCCTCACCACCGGGTACACGGCCgcaacaaacacctgtctggctCCAGCGTGAGCTTCAGCAGGGACACGGAGGGCGGCGAAGATGACGACCCCGGCAAG ACCCAGCACGGCCCGGAGGGCGAGCCCTACGAAGCTGAGGACTTCGTGTGTGACTACCACCTAGAGATGCTCAGCCTGTCCCAGGACCAGCAGAACCCCTCCTGCATCCAGTTCGACGACTCCAACTGGCAGCTGCACCTCACCTCGCTCAAGCCGCTGGGCCTCAACGTGCTGCTGAACCTGTGCGACGCCAGCGTCACTGAGCGGCTCTGCCGGTTCTCAGACCATCTGTGCAACGTCGCCCTGCAGGAGAGCCGCAGCGCCGTGCTGCCCGTGCGCGTGCCCTGGGGCCTCTGCGAGCTCGCCCGCCTCATCG GCTTCACTCCCGGGGCAAAGGAGCTCTTTAAGCAGGGGAACCACCTCGCACTCTACCGTCTCCCCAGCGCCGAGACCATGAAGGAGACCTCACTGGGGAGGCTGTCCTGCGTCACCAAGCGGCGGCCCCCGCTCAGCCACATGATCAGCCTCTTCATCAAGGACACCACCACCA GCACAGAGCAGATGCTGTCCCATGGCACGGCTGATGTGGTCTTGGAAGCCTGCACAGACTTCTGGGACGGAGCTGACATCTACCCTCTTTCAGGTTCCGACAG AAAGAAAGTGCTGGATTTCTACCAGCGAGCCTGTCTGTCTGGTTACTGCTCTGCCTTCGCCTACAAGCCCATGAGTTGTGCCCTATCCTCCCAGCTCAACGGCAAGTGCATCGAGCTGGTGCAGGCGCCCGGCCAGAACAGCATCTTCACCATGTGCGAGCTGCCTAGCACCATTCCCATCAAGCTGAGCGCCCGCCGCGgcagctggagctcagacg AAGGGATCGGGgaggtgctggagaaggaagACTGCATGCAGGCCCTGAGCGGCCAGATCTTCATGGGCATGGTGTCCTCCCAGTACCAGGCCCGCCTGGACATCGTGCGCCTCATCGACGGGCTGGTCAACGCCTGCATCCGCTTTGTCTACTTCTCGTTGGAGGATGAGCTCAGAAGCAAG GTGTTTGCGGAGAAGATGGGCCTGGAGACTGGCTGGAATTGCCACATCTCCCTCACGCCCAACGGTGACATGCCTGGCTCCGAGATCCCCCCCTCCAGTCCCAGCCACGCTGGCTCCCTGCACGACGACCTGAACCAGG CATCCCGAGACGACGTGGAAGGACTCCTTCTAATGGAGGAGGAGGGTCACTCGGACCTCATTAGCTTCCAGCCCACGGACAGCGACCTCCCCAGCTTCCTGGAGGACTGCAACCGG GCCAAGCTGCCCCGGGGCATCCACCAGGTGCGGCCCCACCTGCAGAACATCGACAACGTGCCCCTGCTGGTGCCCCTCTTCACCGACTGTACCCCCGAGA CCATGTGTGAGATGATCAAGATCATGCAGGAGTATGGGGAAGTGACCTGCTGCCTGGGCAGCTCCGCCAACCTGCGGAACAGCTGCCTGTTCCTCCAGAGCGATGTCAG CATCGCCCTGGACCCCCTGTACCCGTCCCGTTGCTCCTGGGAGACCTTCGGCTACGCCACCAGCACCAGCATGGCCCAGGCCTCGGATGGCCTTTCCCCCCTGCAGCTCTCGGGGCAGCTCAACAGCCTGCCCTGCTCGCTGACCTTCCGCCAGGAGGAGACCATCAGCATCATCCGGCTCATTGAGCAG GCCCGGCACGCCACCTACGGCATCCGCAAGTGCTTCCTCTTCCTGCTGCAGTGCCAGCTGACACTTGTGGTCATCCAG TTCCTCTCTTGCCTCGTCCAGCTGCCGCCAGTCCTGAGCACCACCGACATCCTGTGGCTGTCCTGCTTTTGCTACCCTCTGCTCAG CATCTCTCTGCTGGGGAAGCCCCCACATAGCTCCATCATGTCTATGGCAACGGGGAAGAACCTCCAGTCCATTCCTAAGAAG ACCCAGCACTACTTCCTGCTCTGCTTCTTGCTGAAGTTCAGCCTCACCATCAGCTCGTGCCTCATCTGTTTTGCCTTCACACTGCAGAACTTCTGCGATAGGTCCCGGGCCCGCAACCTCACTGACTGCTCCTCCATCATGCTGCCCAG CCACGCCGACAGGGCCCCAGCCTGGTTTGAGGACTTCGCCAACGGGCTGCTGTCGGCTCAGAAGCTCGCCGCCGCCCTGATCGTCCTACACACTG TCTTCATCTCCATCACCCACGTACACCGCACCAAGCCCCTGTGGAGGAAGAGCCCCCTGACGAACCTGTGGTGGGCCGTGACCGTGCCCGTGGT GCTGCTGGGGCAGGTGGCCCAGACGGCAGTGGACCTGCAGCTGTGGACACACAGGGACAGCCGCGTCCACTTCGGCCTGGAGGACGTGCCTCTGCTGACGTGGCTCCTGGGCTGCCTGTCCCTGGTCCTCGTGGTGGTCACCAACGAGGTCGTGAAGCTGCATGAGATCCG GGTCCGCGTCCGCTATCAGAAGCGACAGAAGCTGCAGTTTGAAACTAAGCTGGGCATGAACTCTCCCTTCTGA